From Xenopus tropicalis strain Nigerian chromosome 3, UCB_Xtro_10.0, whole genome shotgun sequence, the proteins below share one genomic window:
- the ap3m2 gene encoding AP-3 complex subunit mu-2: MIHSLFLINPSGDIFLEKHWKSVVSRSVCDYFFEAQERASEAENVPPIIQTPHHYLLSVYRHGIFFVAVIQTEVPPLFAIEFLHRVVDTFQDYFGSCSEAVIKENVVVVYEVLEEMLDNGFPLATESNILKELIKPPTILRSVVNTITGSSNVGDQLPTGQLSVVPWRRTGVKYTNNEAYFDVIEEIDAIIDKSGCTVTAEIQGVIDACVKLSGMPDLTLSFMNPRLLDDVSFHPCVRFKRWESERILSFIPPDGNFRLLSYHVSAQNLVAIPVYVKHAISFREGSSGGRFEVTLGPKQSMGKTVEGVTLTGQMPKGVLNMTLTPSQGTHVFDPVTKLLSWDVGKINPQKLPNLKGTMILQAGCSKPDENPTLNLHFKIQQLAISGLKVNRLDMYGEKYKPFKGIKYMTKAGKFQVRT, from the exons ATGATCCACAGCCTGTTTTTGATTAACCCTTCGGGGGACATCTTCCTAGAGAAGCACTGGAAAAGTGTGGTATCCCGCTCTGTTTGTGACTACTTCTTTGAAGCCCAGGAAAGGGCATCAGAGGCAGAGAATGTGCCCCCAATCATTCAGACCCCTCACCACTACCTTCTCAGCGTCTACAGGCACGGCATCTTTTTTGTGGCTGTCATTCAGACAGAAGTGCCCCCGCTTTTCGCTATTGAGTTCCTTCACCGCGTGGTGGACACATTCCAG gattattttggctcctgCTCTGAGGCTGTGATTAAGGAAAACGTGGTAGTTGTATATGAGGTTCTTGAGGAAatgctggataatgggttccctcTTGCTACTGAGTCCAACATCCTGAAGGAGCTCATCAAGCCTCCAACCATTCTTCGCAGTGTGGTCAACACCATCACAG GCAGTTCTAATGTTGGGGACCAACTTCCCACTGGACAGCTCTCCGTGGTTCCTTGGAGACGGACAGGAGTAAAATACACCAATAATGAGGCTTATTTTGATGTTATCGAGGAAATTGATGCCATCATTGATAAATCAG GATGCACTGTGACAGCAGAGATTCAGGGGGTGATTGACGCCTGTGTAAAACTAAGCGGGATGCCAGATCTGACTCTGTCTTTCATG AATCCCCGTCTCCTGGATGATGTGAGTTTTCACCCATGCGTACGTTTCAAGCGGTGGGAGTCAGAGAGGATCCTTTCCTTCATCCCGCCTGATGGGAACTTCCGGCTGCTGTCCTACCATGTCAGCGCTCAAAA CTTGGTGGCCATTCCTGTGTATGTGAAACATGCAATTAGTTTCCGGGAAGGAAGCAGCGGCGGGAGATTTGAAGTCACGCTAGGACCAAAGCAGAGCATGGGGAAAACAGTGGAAGGGGTCACCCTCACCGGGCAGATGCCCAAGGGAGTGCTGAACATGACGCTAACCCCTTCCCAAGGAACTCATGTCTTTGATCCAGTGACCAAG CTCTTGTCCTGGGATGTAGGAAAAATTAATCCTCAGAAGTTACCAAATCTCAAGGGGACCATGATCCTTCAGGCTGGATGCTCAAAGCCAGATGAAAACCCCACCTTGAACCTGCATTTCAAGATCCAACAGTTGGCCATATCAG GTCTGAAGGTAAACAGGCTGGACATGTATGGAGAGAAATACAAACCATTCAAAGGCATCAAGTACATGACCAAAGCTGGCAAGTTCCAAGTCAGAACATGA